In Sporosarcina sp. PTS2304, a genomic segment contains:
- the rpsG gene encoding 30S ribosomal protein S7, which yields MPRKGPVAKRDVLPDPIYNSKLVSRLINKMMVDGKKGTSQKILYGAFEIVKERSGQEPIEVFEAALNNVMPVLEVRARRVGGANYQVPVEVRPERRTTLGLRYLVNYSRTRGEKTMEERLANEILDASNNTGASVKRREEMHKMAEANRAFAHYRW from the coding sequence ATGCCTCGTAAAGGTCCAGTTGCAAAACGCGATGTACTACCTGATCCGATTTATAATTCCAAGCTAGTAAGCCGCCTTATCAATAAAATGATGGTAGACGGTAAGAAAGGTACTTCACAAAAGATTCTTTATGGAGCGTTCGAAATTGTTAAAGAACGTTCTGGACAAGAGCCGATTGAAGTATTCGAAGCAGCTTTAAATAATGTAATGCCAGTTCTTGAAGTGCGTGCTCGCCGAGTAGGTGGAGCGAACTATCAAGTACCAGTTGAAGTTCGCCCGGAGCGTCGTACAACTTTAGGTCTTCGTTACCTTGTTAACTACTCACGTACACGTGGGGAGAAGACAATGGAAGAACGCCTAGCAAACGAAATTCTTGACGCATCAAACAACACAGGTGCTTCTGTTAAACGCCGTGAAGAAATGCACAAGATGGCGGAAGCTAACAGAGCATTCGCTCACTATCGTTGGTAA
- the rplB gene encoding 50S ribosomal protein L2 produces the protein MAIKKYKATSNGRRNMTSSDFAEITTDKPEKSLLEPVKRKGGRNNQGRMTVRHQGGGHKRQYRVIDFQRRKDGIPGRVATIEYDPNRSANIALINYADGEKKYILAPKGLQVGSTIMSGPEADIRVGNALPLENIPMGSTIHNIEMKPGKGGQLVRSAGTSAQLLGREGKYVIIRLQSGEVRMILSTCRATIGQVGNEQHELINIGKAGRSRWLGKRPAVRGSVMNPNDHPHGGGEGRTPIGRPSPVTPWGKPTLGFKTRTKNNKSDKLIVRRRKK, from the coding sequence ATGGCGATCAAGAAGTACAAAGCTACCTCCAACGGACGTCGTAACATGACTTCTTCTGACTTTGCTGAGATTACTACAGACAAACCAGAAAAATCATTGCTTGAACCAGTCAAGCGTAAAGGCGGCCGTAATAACCAAGGTAGAATGACAGTTCGTCACCAAGGTGGAGGACATAAGCGCCAATACCGCGTCATCGACTTCCAACGTCGGAAAGATGGCATACCAGGACGCGTTGCTACGATCGAATACGATCCAAACCGTTCTGCAAACATCGCATTAATCAACTATGCTGATGGAGAAAAGAAATATATCCTTGCTCCAAAAGGATTGCAAGTAGGTTCTACAATTATGTCAGGACCTGAAGCGGATATCCGTGTAGGGAACGCTCTACCATTAGAGAATATTCCTATGGGCTCTACAATTCACAATATTGAAATGAAACCAGGTAAGGGTGGACAATTAGTCCGTTCTGCAGGAACTTCAGCTCAATTGCTTGGTCGTGAAGGTAAATACGTAATCATTCGTCTACAATCAGGTGAAGTTCGTATGATCCTTTCAACTTGCCGTGCTACAATCGGTCAAGTCGGTAACGAACAACATGAATTGATCAACATTGGTAAAGCAGGTCGTTCACGTTGGTTAGGCAAGCGCCCAGCTGTTCGTGGATCTGTAATGAACCCTAACGATCACCCACACGGTGGTGGTGAAGGACGTACGCCAATCGGCCGTCCAAGTCCTGTTACTCCATGGGGTAAACCAACTCTTGGATTCAAGACTCGTACTAAGAACAATAAATCAGATAAACTTATCGTTCGCCGTCGTAAAAAATAA
- the rplW gene encoding 50S ribosomal protein L23, which yields MEARDILKRPVITERTSVQMEFRKYTFEVDTRANKTHVKQAIEEIFGVEVEKVNVQNYKGKFKRMGKHAGYTNKRRKAIVTLTADSKDIELFEM from the coding sequence ATGGAAGCACGTGATATTTTGAAGCGTCCGGTCATTACCGAGCGTACTTCTGTTCAAATGGAATTCAGAAAATACACATTCGAAGTTGATACACGCGCGAATAAAACGCACGTTAAACAAGCGATTGAAGAGATCTTCGGTGTGGAAGTAGAAAAAGTAAACGTTCAGAACTATAAAGGCAAGTTCAAGCGTATGGGAAAACATGCTGGTTATACAAACAAGCGTCGTAAAGCGATTGTTACATTAACAGCTGATTCCAAAGATATCGAACTTTTTGAAATGTAA
- the rplC gene encoding 50S ribosomal protein L3: protein MTKGILGRKVGMTQVFAENGDLIPVTVIEATPNVVLQKKTIETDGYESIQLGFDDKREKLSNKPEQGHVAKANTAPKRFIREVRGADVSAYEVGQEVKVDTFAAGDVVDITGVSKGKGFQGVIKRHGFSRGPMTHGSRFHRAPGSLGAVDGQRVFKGKKLPGRTGGKTVTIQNVEIVRVDEERNLLLVKGNVPGARKSLVQVKSAIKGN, encoded by the coding sequence ATGACCAAAGGAATCTTAGGAAGAAAAGTCGGTATGACGCAAGTATTTGCTGAAAACGGCGATCTAATCCCAGTTACAGTGATTGAAGCTACTCCAAACGTAGTTCTTCAAAAGAAGACAATCGAAACGGACGGCTACGAATCAATCCAACTTGGATTTGATGACAAACGTGAAAAGCTTTCAAACAAACCTGAACAAGGGCATGTTGCAAAAGCTAACACGGCACCTAAGCGCTTCATTCGCGAAGTTCGCGGAGCTGACGTTAGTGCATACGAAGTTGGTCAGGAAGTCAAAGTTGATACATTCGCAGCAGGCGATGTAGTCGATATTACAGGAGTTTCAAAAGGTAAAGGATTCCAAGGTGTTATTAAGCGTCACGGTTTTTCACGTGGACCTATGACACACGGATCTCGTTTCCACCGCGCGCCGGGTTCACTAGGAGCTGTTGATGGACAACGTGTATTCAAAGGGAAGAAACTACCGGGACGTACTGGTGGCAAAACGGTAACGATCCAAAACGTAGAAATCGTACGAGTTGACGAAGAACGCAACTTGTTACTAGTAAAAGGTAACGTTCCTGGAGCTCGCAAATCACTAGTTCAAGTGAAAAGCGCTATTAAAGGGAACTGA
- the rplD gene encoding 50S ribosomal protein L4, translated as MPKVSVVSQTGSAVGDIELNEAIFGIEPNEAVLFEAIVQQQASLRQGNHKVKSRAEVAGGGRKPWRQKGTGRARQGSIRSPQWRGGGIVFGPTPRSYSYKMPKKVRRLALLSALSTKVRAEELIVLDNLAFDAPQTKGFVKVLEDLSITKKALFVTADLEETVALSARNIPGVSVVTANGINVLDLVGHDQLVMTKAAVEKVEEVLG; from the coding sequence ATGCCTAAAGTATCTGTAGTAAGTCAAACAGGTTCTGCAGTCGGCGATATCGAGTTAAACGAAGCCATCTTCGGAATCGAGCCGAACGAAGCAGTATTATTCGAAGCAATTGTACAACAGCAAGCTTCTTTACGCCAAGGTAACCATAAGGTTAAATCACGTGCGGAAGTAGCAGGCGGCGGTCGTAAACCATGGCGTCAAAAAGGCACAGGTCGTGCTCGTCAAGGTTCAATCAGATCACCACAATGGCGTGGAGGCGGAATCGTATTCGGTCCTACACCACGTAGCTATAGCTATAAAATGCCTAAGAAAGTTCGTCGTTTAGCACTTCTTTCTGCACTTTCTACGAAAGTTCGCGCGGAAGAGTTAATCGTTCTAGACAACTTAGCATTTGACGCACCACAAACAAAAGGCTTTGTTAAAGTGCTTGAAGATCTTTCAATCACAAAGAAAGCATTATTTGTTACAGCTGACCTAGAAGAAACAGTAGCATTGTCTGCTCGTAATATTCCTGGAGTTAGTGTTGTTACAGCGAATGGTATCAATGTTCTTGACCTAGTCGGACATGATCAACTCGTTATGACAAAAGCAGCAGTAGAAAAAGTCGAGGAGGTGCTTGGTTAA
- the fusA gene encoding elongation factor G yields MGREFSLENTRNIGIMAHIDAGKTTTTERILFYTGKIHKIGETHEGASQMDWMEQEQERGITITSAATTAAWKGHRVNIIDTPGHVDFTVEVERSLRVLDGAVTVLDAQSGVEPQTETVWRQATNYKVPRLVFVNKMDKTGADFLYSVGTLRERLQANAHPIQLPIGAEDSFSGIIDLIEMKATLYPNDLGTDVTVEDIPAEHLELANEYREKLIEAIVDFDEDLMEKYLGGEELSIEEIKTAIRKATLAVEFYPVVCGTAFKNKGVQLVLDAVVDYLPSPLDIPPMVGVNPDTEQEEERHSSDEEPFSALAFKVMTDPYVGKLTFFRIYSGVLQAGSYVVNSTKGKRERVGRILQMHANSREEISEVHAGEIAAAVGLKDTTTGDTLCDEKALIILESMEFPEPVISVAIEPKTKADQDKMGQALGKLQEEDPTFRAHTDQETGEVIIAGMGELHLDIIVDRLRREFKVDANVGAPQVSYRETFRQTAEVEGKFVRQSGGRGQFGHVWIEFGPNEEGKGFEFLNNIVGGSVPREYIPAVEAGLRDSLDNGPLAGYPLIDVKARLYDGSYHDVDSNEMAFKVAASMALKNAASKCSPVLLEPTMRVEVIIPEEYMGDIMGDITSRRGRVEGMEARGNAQVVRAMVPLAEMFGYATALRSNTQGRGVFSMVFDHYEEVPKSVAEDVIKKNKGE; encoded by the coding sequence ATGGGTAGAGAGTTCTCCTTAGAGAATACTCGTAACATTGGTATCATGGCTCACATTGACGCTGGTAAAACAACGACAACAGAGCGGATTCTTTTTTACACAGGTAAAATCCACAAAATTGGTGAAACGCACGAAGGTGCTTCACAAATGGACTGGATGGAGCAAGAGCAAGAACGTGGAATCACGATCACTTCAGCTGCAACGACTGCAGCATGGAAAGGTCACCGCGTAAACATTATCGATACTCCAGGACACGTAGACTTCACTGTTGAAGTTGAACGTTCTTTGCGCGTACTAGATGGAGCGGTTACTGTACTAGATGCACAATCTGGTGTAGAACCACAAACGGAAACAGTTTGGCGTCAAGCGACAAACTATAAAGTTCCACGTCTAGTATTCGTTAATAAAATGGATAAAACTGGTGCGGACTTCCTTTACTCTGTAGGCACACTGCGTGAACGTCTGCAAGCAAATGCTCATCCAATCCAATTGCCAATCGGTGCGGAAGATAGCTTCTCTGGAATTATCGACTTAATCGAAATGAAAGCTACTTTGTATCCTAATGATCTAGGTACAGATGTTACAGTTGAGGATATCCCGGCTGAACATTTGGAACTTGCGAATGAATATCGTGAAAAGCTAATTGAAGCGATTGTTGATTTCGACGAAGATCTAATGGAAAAGTATCTTGGTGGCGAAGAACTTTCAATTGAAGAAATCAAAACAGCAATTCGTAAAGCAACACTAGCGGTTGAATTCTACCCTGTAGTTTGCGGAACTGCTTTCAAAAACAAAGGAGTACAATTAGTGTTGGACGCAGTCGTAGACTACCTACCATCACCACTTGATATTCCTCCAATGGTTGGTGTGAATCCTGACACTGAGCAAGAAGAAGAACGTCATTCTAGCGATGAAGAGCCATTCTCGGCACTTGCATTTAAAGTAATGACGGATCCTTATGTAGGGAAACTTACATTCTTCCGTATCTATTCAGGTGTTCTACAAGCCGGATCTTATGTTGTAAACTCTACTAAAGGTAAGCGTGAGCGTGTGGGTCGTATCCTACAAATGCATGCTAACAGCCGTGAAGAGATTTCTGAAGTACACGCGGGTGAAATTGCTGCTGCTGTAGGTTTGAAAGATACAACAACAGGTGACACACTATGTGATGAGAAAGCATTGATCATCCTTGAGTCAATGGAATTCCCTGAACCTGTTATCTCTGTAGCTATTGAGCCGAAAACAAAAGCAGACCAAGATAAAATGGGTCAAGCTCTTGGTAAGTTACAAGAAGAAGATCCAACATTCCGTGCACATACAGATCAAGAAACAGGCGAAGTAATCATCGCAGGTATGGGTGAACTTCACTTGGACATCATTGTTGACCGTCTACGACGTGAATTCAAGGTTGACGCTAATGTGGGTGCACCACAAGTTTCTTACCGTGAAACATTCCGTCAAACAGCTGAAGTCGAAGGGAAATTTGTTCGTCAGTCAGGTGGACGTGGACAGTTTGGTCACGTATGGATCGAATTTGGTCCAAACGAAGAAGGAAAAGGTTTCGAATTCTTGAACAATATTGTTGGTGGTTCTGTTCCACGTGAATACATCCCAGCAGTTGAAGCAGGTCTTCGTGATTCATTAGATAACGGTCCTTTAGCTGGATATCCATTAATCGATGTAAAAGCACGTCTATACGACGGTTCTTACCACGATGTGGACTCTAACGAAATGGCGTTTAAAGTTGCTGCATCTATGGCTTTGAAAAATGCTGCATCTAAATGTTCACCAGTACTTCTTGAACCAACAATGAGAGTAGAAGTTATCATTCCGGAAGAATACATGGGCGATATCATGGGTGATATTACATCACGCCGTGGCCGTGTAGAAGGTATGGAAGCTCGTGGAAATGCACAAGTAGTTCGCGCAATGGTGCCACTTGCTGAAATGTTCGGTTATGCAACAGCTCTACGTTCAAACACACAAGGCCGCGGAGTATTCTCTATGGTGTTCGATCACTATGAAGAAGTTCCAAAGTCAGTTGCTGAAGATGTAATCAAGAAAAACAAAGGTGAATAA
- the rpsJ gene encoding 30S ribosomal protein S10 has product MAKQKIRIRLKAYDHRMIDQSAEKIVETAKRSGASVSGPIPLPTERSVYTVLRSVHVYKDSREQFEMRTHKRLIDIVNPTPQTVDALMKLDLPSGVDIEIKL; this is encoded by the coding sequence ATGGCAAAACAAAAGATTCGTATCCGATTGAAAGCTTACGATCACAGAATGATCGATCAGTCAGCTGAAAAGATTGTTGAAACGGCTAAACGTTCTGGTGCTAGTGTTTCAGGTCCAATTCCGTTGCCAACTGAAAGATCAGTATATACGGTATTGCGTTCAGTTCACGTTTACAAAGATTCTCGTGAGCAATTCGAAATGCGTACACATAAACGTTTGATCGATATCGTGAATCCAACACCACAAACTGTGGATGCTTTAATGAAGCTTGATTTACCATCAGGCGTCGACATCGAAATTAAACTATAA
- the tuf gene encoding elongation factor Tu produces MGKEKFDRSKEHANVGTIGHVDHGKTTLTAAIATVLSKAMGGEAKSYADVDNAPEEKERGITISTSHVEYETEKRHYAHVDCPGHADYVKNMITGAAQMDGGILVVSAADGPMPQTREHILLSRQVGVPYLVVFMNKCDMVDDEELLELVEMEIRELLSEYEFPGDDIPVIRGSALKALEGEPEWEEKIIELMQAVDDYIPTPARDTEKPFMMPIEDVFSITGRGTVATGRVERGVVKVGDVVDIIGLSEEPKSTTVTGVEMFRKLLDYAEAGDNIGALLRGVSREDIERGQVLAKPGTITPHTQFKSEVYVLSKEEGGRHTPFFSNYRPQFYFRTTDVTGIIQLPEGVEMVMPGDNVEMTVELIAPIAIEEGTKFSIREGGRTVGAGVVATITK; encoded by the coding sequence ATGGGTAAAGAAAAATTCGACCGCTCCAAGGAGCACGCAAACGTAGGAACAATTGGTCACGTTGACCATGGTAAAACAACTTTGACTGCTGCAATCGCAACAGTTCTATCTAAAGCAATGGGTGGAGAAGCGAAATCATACGCTGACGTTGATAACGCACCTGAAGAAAAAGAGCGTGGAATCACAATCAGTACTTCTCACGTAGAATATGAAACTGAAAAGCGTCACTATGCACACGTTGACTGCCCAGGTCACGCTGACTATGTTAAAAACATGATCACTGGTGCTGCACAAATGGACGGCGGAATCTTAGTAGTATCTGCTGCTGACGGCCCAATGCCACAAACACGTGAGCACATTCTTCTTTCACGTCAAGTAGGTGTTCCTTACCTAGTTGTATTCATGAATAAATGTGACATGGTAGACGATGAAGAACTACTTGAATTAGTAGAAATGGAAATCCGTGAACTTCTTTCTGAATATGAGTTCCCTGGCGATGACATTCCTGTTATCCGTGGATCTGCACTTAAAGCTCTTGAAGGAGAGCCAGAGTGGGAAGAAAAAATCATCGAATTGATGCAAGCTGTTGATGACTACATCCCAACACCAGCTCGTGATACTGAAAAGCCATTCATGATGCCAATTGAGGACGTATTCTCAATCACTGGTCGTGGTACAGTAGCAACTGGACGTGTTGAGCGTGGAGTTGTTAAAGTCGGAGATGTTGTTGACATCATTGGTCTTTCTGAAGAGCCAAAATCTACTACTGTAACTGGAGTAGAAATGTTCCGTAAACTTCTTGACTATGCAGAAGCAGGTGACAACATCGGTGCACTTCTTCGTGGTGTAAGCCGTGAAGACATCGAGCGTGGACAAGTTCTTGCTAAGCCAGGAACAATCACTCCACACACACAGTTCAAATCTGAAGTTTATGTTCTATCAAAAGAAGAGGGTGGACGTCACACTCCATTCTTCTCAAACTACCGTCCTCAGTTCTACTTCCGTACAACTGACGTAACTGGTATCATTCAACTTCCTGAAGGCGTAGAAATGGTTATGCCTGGAGATAACGTTGAAATGACAGTTGAACTAATCGCTCCAATCGCGATTGAAGAAGGTACTAAATTCTCAATCCGTGAAGGTGGACGTACAGTAGGCGCTGGCGTTGTAGCAACAATCACAAAATAA